From the Manihot esculenta cultivar AM560-2 chromosome 14, M.esculenta_v8, whole genome shotgun sequence genome, the window tgtcgggctcatagatgtgatagaaaggtcaagcacaataggaaatcatgtccactaggataggatgtagagtcctgtcttgcatgaaagtatgatatgccatgttatgtgatatgtatgtgatgagggttcatgtgtttccacatgaaccattcgatgctaatgtttatgtgatgtgtgctgtttttcagtaaacaaaatgcgaggaactcatcaatcagctagattgactagagtaccaccggagaatgagggcacgagcgcccgtcctccagcattgccaagggcaatgtcaagcaggtccaacagggacagagcagtgagggaccctagaaggtctttggatctgggtagaagcagatcagtaaggggtacagttcaggaaagaatgtcagttgatggagaagaagagatggatatggagcagaggagggacggtAGCCTTGGTGtaagcatgccagaagagggcatgggtgagtctcagggaggcactcaggcctcggggtttgttccaccaccccagtacccacctttttcaccataccccgggtattcgatgggaggtacatcggattaccccagttttaatccttacccttctcacatgccatacccacctttctacccacagtatccacagtaccctatgtacccacctccatccttccatccaggcacagcaaaccctatcccaggggatgccgcacctccaccaccagcagaaaccgcagttacagaaacccaaagacctcaacctagctcatctggagggaacaaagtcaagatgactgactacattaagttgggtgctccccagtttgatacaggtgatgatccgtttgtgtacctggagaaggtcaaaacaattacagaggagaatggaggctagtgcaatcatcgaggggacagttaaacagtcagtgacacagccttcgggttctaagaccccaggtgggggaaggatagacccttcatccttgagttcagctagtaagaagtggggcagtaccactaagaaaccaaagaagagtaagttctggagcaagatcaagtcaggtctgggattaggaagtggctcaagctctggcgctgataatgcagtttgtgcaaggtgtggtaaactacacagaggggtatgccattttgggacgacagcctgctaccggtgtgggcaggagggacacatgtccatggagtgtcctagagcagttcctatggcacgaccccagcagacaacttcaggtagtgtggcacagccagcagcttcagccgcaacacaggctagtggcagaggccgagggagagggtcagcctcttcttcatcagtttacagaggggaaggtccgtcagctccagcacggatcttcacaatgacacagcaggaggcaaacgcatccaacaccgtggtgttaggtaatatcatcattggttgttcagatgcttatgccttaatggacccgggtgcatcccattcttttgtttctccgagagcggtcgagaggttgggtttgatggtctctgggttagagtgtcccctatgggtcagtggacccaagtgtgacccgtcagtggcagagtcagtctgccagtacagtccagttttcatagagggaagatgcctatccgccgaccttgtggttctagacttgacagattttgatgtcattctagggatggattggctatctacccatggtgctaccttggattgcagagacaaggtagttaagttcagatgtcaggatgggtcagaggttgtctttagaggagacagggggagtacacctagaggtttaatatcagccctacaggctcgtaggctgctcaggaggggttgtcagggttatctagctcatgtgagagagctagacagagatgtcagagagcccgcctcagtgcctgtggttagagagttcttagatgttttcccagacgagctgccaggtttaccgcctcctagggagatagagttcaagatagaattgatgccaggaaccagaccgatctctatccctccctacaggatggcgccagcagagctgaaggagcttaaagaacagttgcaagagctggtagacaagggtttcatccgaccgagtacctcaccttggggtgctccagtgttgttcgtgaaaaagaaggatggatccctcagactttgtatcgactacagacagttaaacaaggtcactaccaagaacaagtacccgttgcctaggatcgatgatctattcgaccagctaacaggagcaggttgtttctccaaaatagatctgagatctgggtatcatcagctgaggatcagagatgaagacgtgccgaagacagctttcaggaccagatatgggcactatgagttcctagtaatgccgttcgggttaacaaacgcccctgcagcattcatggatctcatgaacagagtatttagccaatacctggatcacttcgttattgtcttcatagatgatatcttagtgtattccaggaatgcagaagagcatgcccatcatctgcggttggtcttgcagactttgagggaacatggcttgtatgccaagttctctaaatgtgagttctggctgaggagcatttcgttcttggggcatgtagtgtcagagaatggtattgaggtggaccccaagaagacagaaactgtggctaactggcctagacccacttcagtgacagagattagaagtttcttgggtttggctggttactacaggaggttcgttcaggacttctcaaagatagcagctcctctgaccaggttaaccaggaagaatcagaagtttctgtggaccgaccagtgcaaagagagttttgaagagcttaagaagaggttgacttcagcaccagttttagctctgccatctagtgatgaggactttacagtcttttgtgatgcgtcccgtgtgggactgggttgtgtactgatgcagaatgagagggtgattgcttatgcttctaggcagctgaagaagcatgagttgaattaccccacacacgacctggagatggcggcagtaatctttgcactcaagatgtggaggcactacctctatggggtaaaatgtgagatctttacagatcataagagcctacagtacatcctgagtcagagagatttgaatttgagacagaggagatgggtagaactgctcagtgactacgattgcaaaatccagtatcatccgggtaaggctaatgttgtagctgatgccttaagccggaaatcactcggcagtctatcccacatcgcagcagaacgaagaccagtagtaaaggagttctacaagctcatcgaagaagggctacagttagagttgtcgggtacaggtgccttgttggctcagatgaaagtgacacccgtgttccttgagcaagttgctcagaaacagcatgaggaccccgagttagtgaagattgccaggactgttcagtcaggcagtggtagtgagttcagattcgacagtaaggggatcctccgctatgggagtcgattatgtgtaccagatgacatagggctaaaaggagacattatgagagaggctcataatgcaagatacagcattcaccccggagccaccaaaatgtaccaggatctgaaaagagtttattggtggccagcgatgaagaaagaagtggcacagtttgtgtcagcctgcgaagtgtgtcagagggtgaagctggaacatcagaagccggctggaatgcttaacccgctaccgattccagaatggaaatgggaaaacatagctatggacttcgtagtggggttaccggcagcgtccaacagagtggactccatatgggcgattgtggacagactcaccaaatctgctcacttcattcctgtcaggagtggctactctgtggacaagttggcgcagatatatgtggatgagatcgtcaggctgcatggggttcctatttcgatagtgtcagatagagggccccagttcacctccaggttttggcggagtctgcagaatgctatgggtactaggttggatttcagtactgccttccacccccagacggacggacagtccgaaaggaccatccagactatagaggatatgcttagaatgtgtgtgctggtgataagcggttgtcgaagccgtcaaaaataaacctattaaacgatcaacaaataaatttgcagatagtggcaatagggtcgaaccacagggaattgacactaaagaccttcctaataatgaccaaggtaaataaataacaaataattaaaagaggggggtttaatttgttgatttaatattaaacagcaaaagaaagcaataatttaaatatgagtAAATTAATAGGAGAaaagattctagttgaagtatggatctttttcagattgtttagaattgatcattgattattcgATACTCTTGTTTATCTCAATAAactagtttaggatgtggaagacgcttctcacaatccaaattcctccttagttctagtttgattaggaaacgttcgctaatcaaacactaatcaacaagttgccaaggaacgtccttggggcattgtagcatcgaacaactgttgattgcattaagacttagaggaacccaattctatccttgccaactgcgtggtcaagtttagattatgcaatttgattaaatgtgtatttgaataacctaagcaattacggacctaaatcattcaaacaatattacttaagcaatttaaaagcaatgggcccttattgattctaaaagcaaagtaataattatggaaagatcaaattgcataaatattgaaagcaaacaagagtttaacaatggagttttaaatctcccaattcatcataaaatctgaaattcaccaacttcaactagaaaagaaagagtttagccactcatggtggactaaatacacaaaaggatgaaaagaaaagaaaagtgaagatgctggagagtttctggcgagttgagttaCTGAACAGAAGATAGTCCCTTTGCTGGTTTTGAGActccccttttatagctgaagaattgtctagggttttgaaatccctttttgatttgatgttggactcctcttttgatgttgaatttgattgcaattggatttccttggatgagaagttctttcgtggctcttggattagtgttggaagtgattggattggatttggacttctgaaaattcggatttctgtttgctgtccattttcccgctctgctgtaattttctgctgtcaaagtgatttgcccggcaatttgaccagtttcttcaagtgattgggcaaatcactgggcaaatcgcttctctgtgagtcagtcctctatgcctTTGCGAGTgctttggccagtgatcttcgattgttttggtcaaatcacctgcccatatcactgctgtctgttgcttctgggtatttgctttagcttgatctgggcagtgattggagcagatttttgggcaaatcactgggcaaaccatccttttgtaaattttctgcactttttcttccattttccaaattcttccttttctgtaaaaacaaggtaaaaaccataaattaaactgaaaaatgtgtaaataagcaataaagaagataataaaaatgtggctaaattatgcttgatcaaatacccccacacctagctttttgcttgtcctcaagcaacaaataacttagctaatcaagccccctttttccttagagcctaagtaccacttaatcagccctccctagactcctaatctgaattatcacagtatagagtacatgcactaaggtcatcctctcctttccttgtttcctttcacctaccatggtcaagggaaaggtttttgattcaatcatgcttattcttttatgttaggtttaatgtaacccctaggagtgacttgccaccttctctctttcccctttttatttaatttttattttcagcggcacttattcttatccttgcctgaaaaagtcactaacctttttacgcgattgtgtacatgggtgatacacccccggttactcagttagtcacttgttcaagtggctactagctctgttcatagtctagaccatcgaaacttatttgcttgaaaaagttactgacctttttacgcgattgtgtacatgggtgatacacccccggttactcagtcagttacttctccaagtagctattaggctcagttcatagtcttagaccattggaacaagtttgtgatttgtgctggtttgtcatgatagtttgggcaaatcagttcatagggagttacactagctttttatttgcatgtatttttatttttatttcccttgaccacaacaaatttaaggattcaattcaagtaaagaacttcctaagtgaaggtaacatactgtgaatgattcagtttaggcttaaaggggtggcaaatcaatggggtcatgagataagggcactctttcaaccttgttaACTGTGTTAAGTAAAAcaattagctacaaaattctgtgtgtgtgtgctagGAGTGTgaaaaaattctggtgtgtgaaaaaaaagggtaaaaataatgcaaaaagaaacaaaaagaaacaaaaagaaacaaaaagaaatcaaaaaggtAAAAATGtggtgtgatcagtgaataaatactctccagtacccccacacctatcccacatattgtcctcaatgtgtgaataaacatatagaaaaatgaaggagaaaagggaaagatatttcctggcctgggggtgatttgaccagtgacttgggcaagcactgggcaaatcactgggcaaatcgctatctgtcacggtgctggggcagaaaatggtccaccagcaggtccaacaagtgctccatcctttgcattcgATCTTCAATCCttctgagacgagcctctactgtctggttgggggcttcgtcttcaggtggctgaggagcatcctgcTGGTGGGCTGCTGGAGGTGGCTCATTTGCTGGTTCCTGCCCTATTGCTTGTGTTGCCTGATCTGCAGTATCTGCTATAATGGCTGGCTGCTGGGTGGTGGTGCTTATGGTGGCTTTCTTCCTTCTGAaaacacgctcatggcgtggtgttactggacctgcaggtgcaatggaaaaaacatcccccaccttgcaaagcaaccccatatcatccaatgtgcgtaggtccaagggggttgttttgggggtgGGGGAGAGGTCAGTATGTGCGGGGTGCAATAGTTTGAGATTCACTGCAATGGAAGTGATCAAAGGACCAAAAATCAAGGGCCTATTATATTGTATGATGCTGGAtagttgggtggcaacccaataTCCAAGATGAATTTTTCTgcccctgtgcatgcaccaaaggATATACAATTcagttctggtcaggatgttggaagcatccttcctcccagaaaatGTGTATGCCAGGAATCTGTGAAGGTATTTCAGACTTGGGTTACTGAGGTATAGGTCCTTGGACCTAGTAGGAGAGTAAGAGTCTGGTGGATTGTCACTTAATTCCAAGTACACAGAGCTTGGATCAAACTCAGCAGGGAAGTCCCAGGTGGACTgagggcattcacagcccatggctaTGCCGAATTCCTGCAGGGATAAGCGAAATCGCTTCCCTAATAACCTaaatccaattgtgccaggtgTGTGTAGGTTATGCATGGCATTCTTATCAAAATAGAATGTGGTGAAAAACTCCTGTGTGAGTTCAAGGAAGGAAGGCATGCGCAGGAGGAAAAAAGTGTCCCAGCCAATAGCAGAGATCAGAGAACGTACCTGGGAATGGAGTCTCAGTGCTCCAAGGGTGGCATGGCAGAGATGAAATTTTAAGCAACCTGGTGCGCTCAGAAATTTTGTTGAATGTCAGTGCTTTGACGATGTGATCTGGGTATGCTggcctgggcaaatcgctgggcaaattgCTGGGCATATCGCTTAGTGCGTCGCTGGGCACATCGCTTAGTGTGTCGCTGGGCACATCGCCAGGCGTATCGCTTGGTAAGTCCGTGGGCGTATCACTGGGCACAGCGCTGGTGAAATCAGTAGGCACATCGTTGGGCACAGCGTGTGGCACATTGCTGGGCGCAGCACTTGGCAGATCCTTGGTCATATCAGTGGGCATATCAGCGCTTGGCATAGCGCTTGGCATAGTGCTTTGCACATTGCTGGGCGCATCAGTAGTCGTGTCCATGGGCACATCGGTGGTGGAATCGGTGGGCACATCACGTGGCAGATCCGTGGGCGCATCAGTTTCTTTGGCGATGGTAGGTTTCGACTCTGGCTCTGACCTCGGTGGCGACTgagttcttggccgtttctggcTGTTGCCGGTGGGAGTGGTGGCTTCGAGTAACTTTTTGCCCTCAGGGTCTGCCGTCGGGGCTATTGTGGATGGCGGCGTTCTTTGCCGTTTCGTTTGCCGGCGATATATCTGGACGGCTGGTGAGTCGGTGCGTCCTGTTTCTGTACTTGTGGCCGGTGGTGTCTCGGTGTtggttgtaacagcccggaaaccgaactgccaccggcactaggatccagatcgacttaaggtcgccgggacccgtagtaagcctgctattctgtctgtatacctgtgaaatcccatacatgatcagacatttgctgtaaaaacataaaacttttcttcattccaaggcttaacctgtgcatgcactctctctgtgctctaccaatccctactagagctcctcatggctctaggcggatcaaactcataatgttaagccggGTTTTGCGCATAAACACAcatcaataaagaaacatacataaactgatcatgtgacgctacaaagggattacaagtcttataaatcaagcaccattctatacatatacactatctctatacaattacatgtccacgctagctattacaaaactctgtactcttcctgtaccctgctgaattctctctgacctctgaacctgcacaactggagttaggggagagggatgagctacgatagcccagtgagtagaatagtaaaataacaggtgataaaacatgctctcatggaatgcaacatataagcacatcacctcggccggacggatcaaaaatccctctatctcatctggggtacctaagtaccatgtgcctggtccccgtagggctgttccaggtctttgtgttgtgcctggtccccgtagggctgttccaggtcttcctctgagggctaatgaatcctcacgaagtccgtgccgtctcacataagcaatgtacaaggagcaatgccaagtacaaggataaatgcaatgcatcatctttgtgtacactaatgcactcaccctatagcataatcatgatgcatgaagcatgagaaaatatcagttatcatattaaaacattaagttaaattccactcaccttttgttatctctgaactgactctgcaggttctgacactggactcactgctgagttccctgattcctctggtccgtacctacacaggtggactcaattgagggaccaaactcactcaagaacatctctaagaaactccccaaaaacccctctaaacaaacctcaaacctcacataaaccatgcaaaagaaagctggacagggcactttcggcggcaggttcggcggccgaaaccccactccagagacgaaactcatgcatgttcggcggcaccttcggcggccgaaggtctcgtccagagacgaaactcacacactttcggcggccgaactccctctttcggcgaccgaaagtctctttctaaaccgaaagcctagctttcgggggcaacctttggcagccgaactgcctccacaaagggttcggcggccgaacctggttttgcccgaaggacagaaccctgctctgtttcatgcaaactttgcccaaaaacctataaacatgcatatcaactactcccaactagcatatacacatatatatgcacaaaggggtctaaaactaccctaaaaccccaaacaaacataacacataacacttaatcatgttggtacaccacaaatcaccacaaacctcacctaaacctaaacatgcatactacccatacaaactacATAAAagctttcaaaatcatcaaagaagctcaggatcttcacttacctcttacacaacgtgaggatgaaggatcctaacgtggagatatgaagaaaagctcttccaagctccaagcttcaaaccttggttcttttgctcaaaaccttcatacatcaccaaaactcttaaaactcttgaaagatttgatgaaaatcatgaaaaacatgaaagtcaacgtaggagaggctggaactcacctctggctgcaagtggaggagaaataacctccttccaccgacccttggcccttttataggtggctggccagaccaccttcggcagccgaacgtgaagccgcaaccatgcaatgttcggcggccgaaagtaaccttcggcggccgaacctttgcatttctcccttgttgcttttctttcaaaactcaatgcttttcacacttcaaaacatgaaaacaagtgaaactaccttggaaaacatatgcattacccttctcgagggttccgacacccaagattccaccggactacaggaattccaatgccggactcgagccgggtattacattggtgGTGGTTGTTGGTGGTGTGTCCCACGCTTCATCGTCACTGTCAGAGGGGCTGGGTGGTCTGGGTAACCCTAAtttcttccacatgaatggtccgccggtggccctcatcttgattcttaccatggtggtcctgagtttgccggtgggtgagtggtggtcggagagaagaaagcttgaagaagaagaagagataaaaacaGTAGTTTagcgtaaaaattaaaaataaaagaaaagactacttAAAGTAATTAGGGTATGTgatctgccctgatcatttattgctggccctctggattcttgacagggtgatttgaccagtgatttgggtaagcagtgggcaaatcacttggccagatCGCTTCTCCTTGTAGTTgctgggctggtactgttcacgcccttttctgatgatgtgcttgattttgcgattggaccggtgatcttggtcaaattatctgggcaattgggcaaatcactgccccgatcgcttgtgactatggtacattcagtcgatttgcccggcgatttgggcaagcagtgggcaaatcactgggcaaatcactgcctctgggctgcctcccagtagcgccctgttttctgtcttgggctggacttcagtgtcttgctcagcagtcttgggaagggggatccaagagaacctcctccacaacatggacagtaaaaccttcatagaatctcttcaaatgatgcccattaactttgaaaactttgcttgtttgtgggctCCTAATGTCAACCGCTCCATGTGGATAAACATGCTCAACCAaaaatggcccaatccacctagaccgaagctttccagggaataatttgaacctggaatcaaagagcaaaaccttatcaccaacctggaagtgttttctggagatgtgcttgtcatggaaggctttggtccttgctttataatcccatgaagcttcatatgcatcacgcctaatctcctcaagctcttgaatctgtaattttctgtgaactccagcctctttttcatcaagattacagctcttcacagcccaataggctttatgTTCAAGTTCCACCGGTAGATGGCaggctttcccataaatcagcctatatggagacatcccaattgggGTTTTATATGCTGtcctatatgcccataaggcatcattgaggcgtgtactccagtccttgcgatttgggcagaccgttttctccaagatggacttgatctccctatttgacacttcagccagcccatttgtttgagggtgataggcagtagaggttctatggatgacatggtgcttcttgaggagagtttctactacctt encodes:
- the LOC122721734 gene encoding cell surface glycoprotein 1-like: MWKKLGLPRPPSPSDSDDEAWDTPPTTTTNFGFRAVTTNTETPPATSTETGRTDSPAVQIYRRQTKRQRTPPSTIAPTADPEGKKLLEATTPTGNSQKRPRTQSPPRSEPESKPTIAKETDAPTDLPRDVPTDSTTDVPMDTTTDAPSNVQSTMPSAMPSADMPTDMTKDLPSAAPSNVPHAVPNDVPTDFTSAVPSDTPTDLPSDTPGDVPSDTLSDVPSDALSDMPSNLPSDLPRPAYPDHIVKALTFNKISERTRLLKISSLPCHPWSTETPFPGIRHSHGL